In Candidatus Devosia phytovorans, the DNA window CGCCGACCCGGCGGGCGATATCCTGCATCGTCGGTGGGCGGCGTGGCGGCATCAGCGTCTCCGTCGCGGAGGGAAAGGCGCCGCCAAATGATCAGCGACGCCTTTGGGGTTCAAGCGAAAAGCTCAGAGCTCTTCATAGTCTTCGGCATCCATCCAATGGTGATGGATGGTGCCGGTGAAGAAGCGGGCAATTACGGCATCGGTGGCGGCACAGGCGCGCGGGCGGACGTCGCTGGCTAGGGCGGCATCGCAGGTGGCGAGGTCAGGATAGGAGACGGCCAGAATCATCGGGAATTCGGTGGCGCCGTCGTCGCGCTTGACGGCATAGGAGACGCGGACCGAAAGGGCGCCGGGAAACTGCTTCCAGTGCGGCAGGATTTCTGCGGTCACAGCAGCGCGAAACGCGGCTTCCTGACCCTCGTGCACCTTGCCTTCGAAGAGGGCGTAGCGGGTAATCATAGAAACTTCTCCTTGGAGGGGCCGCTGAAATATTCCATCAGCGCGGCCTGGTCTTCGCCGCCAAGTCCGGCTTTGGTCAGGAGGCGATGGATTTCGGCAGCGAGCGTGGTGAGGGGCATGGTGACGTCCGTCTGGCGGGCCAGATCGTGGGCGCCGTCGAGGTCCTTGACCATGTTGTCGATGCGGCCGGTGCGACGATAATCGCGGGCGGCAAAGCGGGGCATGTATTCCTGCAGCAGGGCCGAGTCAGCACGACCACCCTTGAGTGCGGCGGGGATGCGCTCGACGTTGACCCCAGCCGCTTCGGCCAGGGCCGTGGCTTCGGCGACCGCCATGAAACCGAGGCCGCAGAGCACCTGGTTGATGATTTTCGTGGTCTGGCCGGTGCCGACCGGGCCCATATGGGTCTGGTTGGAAGCGACAATGGCGAGCACCTGCTGGGCTTCGATGACATCGGCTTCAGCGCCACCCTGCATGAGCGTCAGCTGGCCGATGGCCGCCTTGGGGGCGCCGCCCGAGAGCGGGCTATCGACCCAGCGCAGCCCAAGCGACGCGGCTTCATCGGCGAGTTCGCAGGTGGCGCCGGGATCGATGGAGGACATGTCGATGATCAGCGTGCCGGGGGCCGCGCCTTCGGCAACGCCGCCGGGGCCGAAGACGGCGGCGCGGACGATTTTTGGTACGTTGAGACTGAGGATTATGGCGCTGGAGCCGCGGGCCGCATCGGCGGCGCTGGGGGCGGCTGTGGCACCCTGGGTGACGAGGGCTGCGACCTTTTCAGCGTCGAGGTCGAAGACTTTGAGCGCCGTGCCAGTGGTGGCGAGGCGGGCGCCGATGGCGCCACCCATGGCGCCGGCACCGATCAATCCGATGGTCATGCTTGTCTCCCTTTCACATAGTCCAATGCAGCGGCGACTGCGGCGTCAGGCGGCAGCCCGATATCCACGGTCAGTGCCTCGTCGTCGCCAGGTGGCTCAAGTGTTGCCAGCTGGCTGTCGAGCAGCGAGACGGGCATGTAGTGGCCGGGTCGCTCCTGCATGCGCCGGGCGAGCAGGTCGCGCGAACCGGCAAGATGGATGAAGCGAACATCACCCCCTGCCCCGGCGCGGATGTGGTCGCGATAGCTGCGCTTGAGGGCTGAACAGGAGACCACGGCAGATGGGCGATCGGCGAGGCTCTGCGCCACCGCAGTCAACCAAGGCCAGCGATCGTCGTCGGTCAGGGGCGTGCCGCTGCGCATCTTTTCGACATTTGCAGGCGGGTGCAGGGCGTCGCCTTCGAGAAAGGGAATGCCGAGCTGTTCCGCCAGAGCCGCGCCGAGACTGGACTTGCCGCAGCCGGAAACGCCCATGACCACGATCTTCATGGCTGTGCCCTCAGAGCGAGGCCGTGACGCCGCCATCGACATAAAGCGTATGGCCATTGACGAAGCTCGATGCGGGGGACGCGAGGAAGATGCAGGCGCCAACCAGTTCTTCCACCTTGCCCCAGCGACCGGCGGGAGTGCGCTTTTCGAGCCAGGCCGAGAAGGTGTCGTCGGCAACGAGGGCGGCATTGAGCGGAGTGTCGAAATAGCCGGGCGCGATGGCATTGCACTGCAGGCCATATCTGGCCCAGTCGGTGCACATGCCCTTGGTGAGATTGCCTACGGCGCCCTTGGTGGCGGTGTAGGGAGCGATGGAGGGGCGCGCCAGCGACGTCTGGACGCTGGCGATGTTGATGATCTTGCCGGCCCCGCGCGTGATCATGTGGCGGGCAACGGCCTGGCCGACGTTGAAGACACTCATGACATTGGTCTGCAGCAGCAGATTGAAGGCGTCAGCCGGGAAATCTTCCAGCGGCGCGCGAAACTGCATGCCGGCATTGTTGACCAGAATGTCGATGGCGCCATGTTCGGCCTCGAAGGCATCGACGGCAGAACGGACGGCGGCGTGATCGGTCACGTCGAAGGCGAGGATTTCGGCGCCGGGGATTTCGGCGGCGGCAGCAACGAGCTTTGCGGCATCGCGGCCATTGAGGACGACGGAGGCGCCCGCCTCGGCCAGACCCTTTGCCAGCGCCAGGCCAATGCCCTGGGAGGAGCCGGTCACGAGCGCACGGCGGCCGGTGAGATCAAAAATCTGCATTGGGTGCTCCTTGCCACAAAACGGGCTCGACAGATGCGGTTTCTTCTGTTTGTTATCGATAACAATTTCTGTCAAGCGAAAAGCCTTCTCCATGACCAAGCCGCAAATTCTTCAGATGGGCCCCTATCCCGAATGGGACCAGGTGCCTCTCGAAGCCGAGTTCACCGTGCACCGCCATGACCTGGCGGCAGACAAGGCGGCGCTGCTAGCCGAGGTCGGGCCAAAGGTGCGCGGCATTGCCACGCGTGGAGAACTAGGCGCATCGGCCGAGGTGATCGCGGCATGTCCCAAGCTTGAAGTCATCAGCGTCTATGGCGTTGGCTATGACGCGGTGAACCTCGAGGCCTGCCGGGCGCGGGGCATTCGCGTGACCAATACGCCGGATGTGCTGACCAATGACGTAGCGGACCTGGGCGTCGCGATGATGCTGGTGCAGTCGCGCGGCATGATCGGCGCCGAGAGCTGGGTGCGCGACGGATCCTGGGCGGCACAGGGGCTTTATCCGCTCAAGCGCCGGGTCTGGGGCAAGCGCGCCGGCGTGCTCGGCCTCGGGCGGATCGGCTTTGAAGTGGCCAAGCGGCTGGCCGGGTTTGACCTAGAGATTTCCTACAGCGACGTCTCGGCAAAGGATTTTGCGCCAGAAAGCTGGCGTTTCGTGGCCGATCCGGTGACGCTGGCGCGCGATGTGGACTTTCTGTTCGTGACGCTCGCCGCCTCGGCTGCGACGCGGCATATCGTGGGCGGGGATGTGATCGAGGCCCTCGGGCCCGAGGGCATGCTGATCAATATTTCCCGCGCCTCGAATGTGGACGAAGAGGCGCTGCTGACGGCGCTGGAGAGCAAGACACTGGGCTCGGCGGCACTCGATGTGTTCGAGGGCGAACCCAAGCTCAATCCGCGCTTCCTGGCGCTGGACAATGTGCTGCTGCAGCCGCACCATGCCTCGGGCACGATCGAGACCCGCAAGGCTATGGGTCAATTGCTGCGCGACAATCTCTCCGCGCATTTTGCCGGCCGCAACCTCCCAACCCCGGTGCTCTGATGAAAGCCATTGTCATTCATGCCGCCAAGGATCTTCGCATCGAGGATCGTCCTGCCGAACAGCCGGGAGCCGGCGAGGTATCGCTGCGGCTGGCGACGGGCAGCGTCTGCGGCTCGGATCTGCACTATTACCACAACGGCGGCTTCGGCACGGTGCGGCTGCGCGAGCCGATGATCCTGGGCCATGAAGTCTCGGCCT includes these proteins:
- a CDS encoding NAD(P)-dependent oxidoreductase, with the translated sequence MTIGLIGAGAMGGAIGARLATTGTALKVFDLDAEKVAALVTQGATAAPSAADAARGSSAIILSLNVPKIVRAAVFGPGGVAEGAAPGTLIIDMSSIDPGATCELADEAASLGLRWVDSPLSGGAPKAAIGQLTLMQGGAEADVIEAQQVLAIVASNQTHMGPVGTGQTTKIINQVLCGLGFMAVAEATALAEAAGVNVERIPAALKGGRADSALLQEYMPRFAARDYRRTGRIDNMVKDLDGAHDLARQTDVTMPLTTLAAEIHRLLTKAGLGGEDQAALMEYFSGPSKEKFL
- a CDS encoding gluconokinase, giving the protein MKIVVMGVSGCGKSSLGAALAEQLGIPFLEGDALHPPANVEKMRSGTPLTDDDRWPWLTAVAQSLADRPSAVVSCSALKRSYRDHIRAGAGGDVRFIHLAGSRDLLARRMQERPGHYMPVSLLDSQLATLEPPGDDEALTVDIGLPPDAAVAAALDYVKGRQA
- a CDS encoding SDR family oxidoreductase: MQIFDLTGRRALVTGSSQGIGLALAKGLAEAGASVVLNGRDAAKLVAAAAEIPGAEILAFDVTDHAAVRSAVDAFEAEHGAIDILVNNAGMQFRAPLEDFPADAFNLLLQTNVMSVFNVGQAVARHMITRGAGKIINIASVQTSLARPSIAPYTATKGAVGNLTKGMCTDWARYGLQCNAIAPGYFDTPLNAALVADDTFSAWLEKRTPAGRWGKVEELVGACIFLASPASSFVNGHTLYVDGGVTASL
- a CDS encoding 2-hydroxyacid dehydrogenase — encoded protein: MTKPQILQMGPYPEWDQVPLEAEFTVHRHDLAADKAALLAEVGPKVRGIATRGELGASAEVIAACPKLEVISVYGVGYDAVNLEACRARGIRVTNTPDVLTNDVADLGVAMMLVQSRGMIGAESWVRDGSWAAQGLYPLKRRVWGKRAGVLGLGRIGFEVAKRLAGFDLEISYSDVSAKDFAPESWRFVADPVTLARDVDFLFVTLAASAATRHIVGGDVIEALGPEGMLINISRASNVDEEALLTALESKTLGSAALDVFEGEPKLNPRFLALDNVLLQPHHASGTIETRKAMGQLLRDNLSAHFAGRNLPTPVL